One stretch of Variovorax sp. 54 DNA includes these proteins:
- a CDS encoding DJ-1/PfpI family protein, whose protein sequence is MNFGIIVFPEVEELDFIGPWEMLTMWSKLAGGPANCLVVAQTHGPVVCAKGLSINPHVSFADCPPLDFLLVPGGMGTRREVDNPAMVQFVAAQAPGCKALMSVCTGAFVLHAAGLLSGRTATTHWGSLDRLRALGDVKVVEQRFVQDGHVWTSAGVSAGTDLMLAFIAHAAGEEAAAKVQLQAEYYPADTVYGHTSSHERAPSYVRRPGSRAGTA, encoded by the coding sequence ATGAATTTCGGAATCATCGTCTTCCCCGAGGTCGAGGAGCTCGATTTCATCGGTCCCTGGGAAATGCTCACCATGTGGAGCAAGCTGGCCGGCGGCCCCGCGAACTGCCTGGTGGTGGCGCAAACGCACGGCCCGGTCGTCTGCGCCAAGGGGCTGTCGATCAACCCGCATGTGTCGTTTGCCGACTGCCCACCGCTCGACTTTCTGCTCGTGCCCGGTGGCATGGGCACGCGGCGCGAGGTCGACAACCCCGCGATGGTGCAGTTTGTGGCCGCGCAGGCGCCCGGCTGCAAGGCACTGATGTCGGTGTGCACCGGCGCCTTCGTGCTGCATGCGGCCGGCCTGCTCTCGGGCCGCACCGCCACCACGCACTGGGGATCGCTCGACCGCCTGCGCGCGCTCGGCGACGTGAAGGTGGTCGAGCAGCGCTTCGTGCAGGACGGCCACGTCTGGACCTCGGCCGGCGTGTCGGCGGGCACCGACCTGATGCTGGCCTTCATCGCGCATGCCGCAGGTGAGGAAGCCGCGGCCAAGGTGCAGCTGCAGGCCGAGTACTACCCGGCCGACACGGTGTATGGCCACACCTCGAGCCATGAGCGTGCGCCGTCGTATGTGCGGCGACCGGGGTCGCGCGCGGGCACGGCCTGA
- a CDS encoding CinA family protein — protein MSTPDLTDLEPLAVLAARVGATLRERRQTVAVAESSAGGLVSAALLAVPGASAYFLGGAVVYSRRAGKALLGLTPEDMGDMRGETEPYARFMSGRIRDAHRSKWGICESGAAGPSGSPYGDAPGHVCIAVTGADGLVVSRTIETGATDRPWNMDVFARLLLKLFEETLQTVSEDAR, from the coding sequence ATGTCCACGCCCGACCTCACCGACCTCGAACCGCTTGCCGTGCTCGCCGCCCGCGTGGGGGCGACGCTGCGTGAGCGGCGCCAGACGGTGGCGGTCGCCGAATCGTCGGCCGGCGGCCTGGTCTCGGCCGCCCTGCTCGCGGTGCCGGGTGCCTCGGCCTACTTCCTGGGCGGTGCGGTCGTCTACTCGCGCCGCGCCGGCAAGGCCCTGCTCGGCCTCACGCCCGAGGACATGGGCGACATGCGCGGCGAGACCGAGCCCTATGCGCGCTTCATGTCGGGCCGCATCCGCGACGCCCATCGCTCGAAGTGGGGCATCTGCGAGAGCGGCGCGGCGGGACCGTCGGGCAGCCCGTACGGCGACGCGCCCGGGCATGTCTGCATCGCCGTGACCGGCGCGGACGGCCTCGTGGTCAGCCGCACGATCGAAACCGGCGCGACCGATCGGCCGTGGAACATGGACGTGTTCGCGCGGCTGTTGCTGAAGTTGTTCGAGGAGACGTTGCAGACGGTCAGCGAAGACGCTCGCTGA
- a CDS encoding LysR substrate-binding domain-containing protein produces MLFDLTDLRLFVATAELGNLTRAAERQHLSLAAASARIKALETQAGLQLLQREARGVRLLPPGEAFLHHARLVLHQADQLRADLLEYGGGLRGHLRVFANTTAVTDFLPEILPGFLAANPRINVDLQEKPNAQIPRGVRDGRADIGIVAGQMDTLGLDTIHFSTDRLVLVTSRQHRFARRRRISFAETLDEDAIGMQQGSTLQAFLGQITDNLGKRQKLRIQLGSFDAMCRMIGSGVGIGVVPESAARRNQDSMQLALVELSDPWCVRERYLLVRDRAALPVYAQALVETLCRHYTEPQAKTG; encoded by the coding sequence ATGCTCTTCGACCTCACCGACCTGCGCCTGTTCGTGGCCACGGCCGAGCTCGGCAACCTCACGCGGGCGGCCGAGCGCCAGCACCTGTCGCTGGCCGCGGCCAGCGCGCGCATCAAGGCGCTCGAGACCCAGGCCGGCCTGCAGCTGCTGCAGCGCGAGGCCCGCGGCGTGCGCCTGCTGCCGCCGGGCGAGGCCTTTTTGCACCATGCCCGGCTGGTGCTGCACCAGGCCGACCAGCTGCGCGCCGACCTGCTCGAGTACGGCGGCGGCCTGCGCGGCCACCTGCGCGTGTTCGCCAACACCACGGCGGTGACCGATTTCCTGCCCGAAATCCTGCCCGGCTTCCTGGCCGCCAACCCGCGCATCAACGTCGACCTTCAGGAAAAACCGAATGCTCAGATCCCGCGCGGCGTGCGCGACGGGCGCGCCGACATCGGCATCGTCGCGGGCCAGATGGACACGCTGGGCCTGGACACCATCCACTTCAGCACCGACCGGCTGGTGCTCGTCACCTCGCGCCAGCACCGCTTTGCGCGGCGCCGCCGCATCTCCTTCGCCGAGACGCTCGACGAAGACGCCATCGGCATGCAGCAAGGCAGCACGCTGCAGGCCTTCCTGGGGCAGATCACCGACAACCTGGGCAAGCGCCAGAAGCTGCGCATCCAGCTCGGCAGCTTCGACGCGATGTGCCGAATGATCGGCAGCGGCGTGGGCATCGGCGTGGTGCCCGAGTCGGCCGCGCGGCGCAACCAGGACAGCATGCAGCTCGCACTGGTCGAGCTCAGCGACCCCTGGTGCGTGCGCGAGCGCTACCTGCTCGTGCGCGACCGCGCCGCCCTGCCCGTGTACGCCCAGGCGCTGGTCGAGACGCTGTGCCGGCACTACACAGAGCCGCAGGCCAAAACCGGCTGA
- a CDS encoding HpcH/HpaI aldolase/citrate lyase family protein — MSGPAKQALALARAFLFVPADRPERHARALATGAGAVIIDLEDAVAPARKAEARGALGASLAALPAGGRGRLLVRTNASGTPWHEDDCACAAGWIADGLIAGVVLPKAEHADELHRLAATVGPKAVLLPLIESAAGLAAVDAIAGAPQVLRLAFGHLDFQADLGMACDADEVELAAVRLALVLASRRAGLATPIDGVTPDWRDAQRLAADTARARRGGFGAKLCIHPEQVAPVQAALGPSVDEVAWAHRVTEAVRAAGGGVVSLDGRMVDGPVVRLAERWLALAPPSSPGDSSLTH; from the coding sequence ATGAGCGGGCCCGCAAAGCAAGCGCTGGCGTTGGCGCGCGCCTTTCTCTTCGTGCCGGCCGACCGGCCCGAGCGCCATGCGCGTGCGTTGGCCACGGGCGCGGGCGCCGTGATCATCGACCTCGAAGACGCCGTGGCGCCCGCGCGCAAGGCCGAAGCGCGCGGCGCGCTCGGTGCCTCGCTCGCAGCGCTGCCCGCCGGAGGGCGAGGGCGGCTGCTCGTGCGCACGAACGCCAGCGGCACGCCATGGCATGAAGACGACTGCGCGTGTGCGGCGGGCTGGATCGCCGACGGACTCATCGCCGGCGTCGTGCTGCCCAAGGCCGAACACGCCGACGAACTGCATCGCCTCGCCGCCACGGTCGGACCGAAGGCCGTGCTGCTGCCGCTCATCGAATCGGCCGCGGGGCTCGCTGCAGTCGACGCCATCGCGGGTGCGCCGCAGGTGCTGCGGCTGGCCTTCGGCCACCTCGATTTCCAGGCCGACCTCGGCATGGCCTGCGACGCCGACGAGGTCGAGCTGGCGGCCGTGCGCCTCGCGCTCGTGCTGGCCTCGCGCCGCGCCGGGCTGGCCACGCCCATCGACGGCGTCACGCCCGACTGGCGCGATGCGCAGCGGCTCGCCGCCGACACCGCACGCGCCCGCCGTGGCGGCTTCGGCGCCAAGCTCTGCATCCATCCCGAACAGGTCGCGCCCGTGCAGGCCGCGCTCGGCCCCTCGGTCGACGAGGTGGCCTGGGCGCACCGCGTCACCGAGGCCGTGCGCGCGGCCGGCGGCGGCGTCGTGAGCCTCGACGGCCGCATGGTCGACGGGCCCGTGGTGCGGCTGGCCGAGCGCTGGCTGGCATTGGCGCCGCCAAGCAGTCCGGGCGATTCATCCCTGACGCACTGA
- a CDS encoding acetyl-CoA C-acetyltransferase, translating into MEDIVIVSAARTAVGKFGGSLAGIPATELGALVIKEVIARANLTADQVGEAIMGQVLAAGAGQNPARQAWIKGGGTKETPALTINAVCGSGLKAVMLAAQAVATGDSEIVIAGGQENMSMAPHVLPNSRNGQRMGDWKLVDTMIVDGLWDVYNQYHMGITAENVAKQYNIDRASQDELALASQTKAAAAQDAGKFKDEIVGVSIPQKKGDPLVFNQDEFINRKTNAEVLAGLRPAFDKAGGVTAGNASGLNDGAAAVMVMTAKKAAALGLKPLGRIASYATAGLDPTIMGMGPVPASTKALQRAGWKAADLDLLEINEAFAAQACAVNREMGWDVNKVNVNGGAIAIGHPIGASGCRILVTLLHEMQRQNAKKGIASLCIGGGMGVALTIER; encoded by the coding sequence ATGGAAGACATCGTCATCGTTTCGGCTGCGCGTACGGCGGTCGGCAAATTCGGCGGCTCGCTCGCCGGCATTCCCGCCACCGAGCTGGGCGCCCTCGTGATCAAGGAAGTGATTGCGCGCGCCAACCTCACGGCCGACCAGGTCGGCGAGGCCATCATGGGCCAGGTGCTCGCGGCCGGTGCCGGCCAGAACCCCGCGCGCCAGGCCTGGATCAAGGGCGGCGGCACCAAGGAAACGCCGGCGCTCACCATCAACGCCGTGTGCGGCTCGGGCCTGAAGGCCGTGATGCTGGCGGCGCAGGCCGTGGCCACGGGCGACTCCGAAATCGTGATCGCCGGCGGCCAGGAAAACATGAGCATGGCGCCGCACGTGCTGCCCAACTCGCGCAACGGCCAGCGCATGGGCGACTGGAAGCTGGTCGACACCATGATCGTCGACGGCCTGTGGGACGTGTACAACCAGTACCACATGGGCATCACGGCCGAGAACGTGGCCAAGCAGTACAACATCGACCGCGCCTCGCAGGACGAACTGGCCCTGGCCAGCCAGACCAAGGCCGCCGCCGCACAAGACGCCGGCAAGTTCAAGGACGAAATCGTCGGCGTGAGCATTCCGCAGAAGAAGGGCGACCCGCTCGTCTTCAACCAGGACGAGTTCATCAACCGCAAGACCAACGCCGAAGTGCTGGCCGGCCTGCGCCCTGCCTTCGACAAGGCCGGCGGCGTGACCGCGGGCAATGCCTCGGGCCTGAACGACGGCGCTGCCGCCGTGATGGTCATGACGGCCAAGAAGGCCGCCGCCCTGGGCCTGAAGCCGCTGGGCCGCATCGCCAGCTACGCCACCGCCGGCCTCGACCCGACCATCATGGGCATGGGCCCCGTGCCCGCGTCGACCAAGGCGCTGCAGCGCGCCGGCTGGAAGGCCGCCGACCTCGACCTGCTCGAGATCAACGAAGCCTTCGCTGCGCAGGCCTGCGCCGTGAACCGCGAAATGGGCTGGGACGTGAACAAGGTGAACGTGAACGGCGGCGCCATTGCCATCGGCCACCCCATCGGCGCGTCGGGCTGCCGCATCCTGGTGACGCTGCTGCACGAAATGCAGCGCCAGAACGCCAAGAAGGGCATCGCCTCGCTGTGCATCGGCGGCGGCATGGGCGTGGCGCTGACGATCGAGCGCTGA
- the phaC gene encoding class I poly(R)-hydroxyalkanoic acid synthase, whose amino-acid sequence MKQEDTGADAFAPFQKALTQGWTQAMEAFQKAGGSPGTAAFDIGGTPLWQLPQMPQFPGAARMPELPKLSIDPEQLQSIQQQYLTDATDLWRRGFGARPEGDKRFAAEAWGSNPMAAFSAAVYLLNGRTMMRMAEAVDADDKTKARLRFAVEQWMAAASPSNSLAFNAEAQKKAIDTQGESIAKGIQNLLHDVQQGHVSMTDESAFEVGRNVATTEGAVVFENEYFQLLEYKPLTAKVYERPFLLVPPCINKFYILDLQPDNSLIRYANDQGHRVFVVSWRNPDESMAQATWDDYIENAAIKAIHTVQEISGSKQINTLGFCVGGTILSTALAVLAARGEKPAASVTLLTTFLDFSDTGILDIFVDEPMVAYREMQLGKGGLLPGGDLASTFSFLRPNDLVWNYVVGNYLKGETPPAFDLLYWNSDATNLPGPFYAWYLRNTYHENKLAKPGALTVCGEKVDLGKIDIPAYIYGSREDHIVPIGGAYTTTQLLTGKKRFVMGASGHIAGVINPPAKNKRSHWLREDGKFPKTQPEWLAGAQEQPGSWWTDWAQWLKGHAGKQIPAPKGYGNGKAYKAIEPAPGRYVKAKA is encoded by the coding sequence ATGAAGCAAGAAGACACGGGGGCCGATGCGTTCGCGCCCTTTCAAAAAGCCCTCACGCAGGGTTGGACCCAGGCCATGGAGGCTTTCCAGAAAGCCGGGGGCTCTCCGGGTACCGCCGCTTTCGACATCGGCGGCACGCCGCTATGGCAATTGCCACAAATGCCACAGTTTCCGGGCGCGGCCCGCATGCCCGAGCTGCCCAAGCTCTCCATCGATCCCGAGCAGCTCCAGTCGATCCAGCAGCAATACCTGACCGACGCCACCGACCTCTGGCGCCGCGGCTTCGGTGCCCGCCCCGAGGGCGACAAGCGCTTTGCCGCCGAGGCCTGGGGCAGCAACCCGATGGCGGCTTTCTCGGCCGCCGTGTACCTGCTCAACGGCCGCACCATGATGCGCATGGCCGAGGCCGTCGACGCCGACGACAAGACCAAGGCGCGCCTGCGCTTTGCGGTCGAGCAATGGATGGCGGCGGCCTCGCCCAGCAACTCGCTCGCCTTCAACGCCGAGGCGCAGAAGAAAGCCATCGACACACAGGGCGAGAGCATCGCCAAGGGCATCCAGAATTTGCTGCACGACGTGCAGCAGGGCCACGTCAGCATGACCGACGAAAGCGCCTTCGAAGTGGGGCGCAACGTGGCCACCACCGAAGGCGCCGTGGTGTTTGAAAACGAGTATTTCCAGCTGCTCGAATACAAGCCGCTCACCGCCAAGGTGTACGAGCGGCCGTTCCTGCTGGTGCCGCCGTGCATCAACAAGTTCTACATCCTCGACCTGCAGCCCGATAACTCGCTGATCCGCTATGCGAACGACCAGGGCCACCGCGTGTTCGTGGTGAGCTGGCGCAACCCCGACGAGTCGATGGCCCAGGCCACCTGGGACGACTACATCGAGAACGCCGCCATCAAGGCCATCCATACCGTGCAGGAGATCAGCGGCAGCAAGCAGATCAACACGCTCGGCTTCTGCGTGGGCGGCACCATCCTGAGCACCGCGCTGGCCGTGCTCGCGGCGCGCGGCGAGAAGCCGGCCGCGTCGGTCACGCTGCTGACCACCTTCCTGGATTTCAGCGACACCGGCATCCTCGACATCTTCGTGGACGAGCCCATGGTGGCGTACCGCGAAATGCAGCTGGGCAAGGGCGGCCTGCTGCCCGGCGGCGACCTGGCCTCGACCTTCAGCTTCCTGCGCCCGAACGACCTGGTGTGGAACTACGTGGTCGGCAACTACCTCAAGGGCGAGACGCCGCCGGCCTTCGACCTGCTGTACTGGAACAGCGACGCCACCAACCTGCCGGGCCCTTTCTACGCCTGGTACCTGCGCAACACGTACCACGAGAACAAGTTGGCCAAGCCCGGCGCGCTCACGGTGTGCGGCGAGAAGGTCGACCTCGGCAAGATCGACATTCCGGCCTACATCTACGGCTCGCGCGAAGACCACATCGTGCCGATCGGCGGCGCCTACACCACCACGCAATTGCTCACGGGCAAGAAGCGCTTCGTGATGGGGGCCTCGGGCCACATCGCCGGCGTGATCAACCCGCCCGCCAAGAACAAGCGCAGCCACTGGCTGCGCGAAGACGGCAAGTTTCCCAAGACCCAGCCCGAATGGCTGGCCGGCGCGCAGGAGCAGCCGGGCAGCTGGTGGACCGACTGGGCACAATGGCTCAAGGGCCACGCGGGCAAGCAGATCCCCGCGCCCAAGGGCTACGGCAACGGCAAGGCCTACAAGGCCATCGAACCGGCGCCGGGACGCTACGTGAAGGCCAAGGCCTGA
- a CDS encoding Bug family tripartite tricarboxylate transporter substrate binding protein — METHNTTPALRLRAKALLAFGLTATALLAAGPATAQTYPSRPITLVVPQAAGGTNDIVGRLVGQKLSEVLNNASVVVDNRPGAGGNIGTQLVAKGPKDGYTLLMTISSSQAINPALYKNPGFDPEKDFKPVGLIGAVPNVLLVNPSFPAKNFAEFLKLAREKGANYQYASAGNGTLNHLLGEMLNSMGGISMQHVPYKGVAPAINDVLGGQLPIVFASLPSALAHIKAGKLRALAVSGEKRSPVLPDVPAIAEQVPGYNGTLWIGLFAPAGVPADVLATLQDATRKALAAKDLRDKLDQQGVEIAAPTSPEQFSALLRTDLAKWARIVKASGAAVD; from the coding sequence ATGGAGACACACAACACCACCCCCGCCTTGCGGCTTCGCGCCAAGGCGCTGCTCGCTTTCGGCCTCACCGCCACCGCCTTGCTGGCCGCAGGCCCGGCCACCGCCCAGACCTACCCCTCGCGCCCCATCACGCTCGTCGTGCCGCAGGCGGCGGGTGGCACCAACGACATCGTCGGCCGCCTCGTGGGCCAGAAGCTCAGCGAGGTGTTGAACAACGCCAGCGTGGTGGTCGACAACCGCCCCGGCGCGGGCGGCAACATCGGCACGCAGCTGGTCGCCAAGGGCCCGAAGGACGGCTACACGCTGCTCATGACGATCAGCAGCAGCCAGGCCATCAACCCCGCGCTCTACAAGAACCCGGGCTTCGATCCCGAGAAAGACTTCAAGCCCGTCGGCCTGATCGGCGCGGTGCCCAACGTGCTGCTGGTGAACCCGTCGTTCCCCGCGAAGAACTTCGCCGAGTTTTTGAAGCTGGCGCGCGAGAAGGGCGCCAACTACCAGTACGCCTCGGCCGGCAACGGCACGCTCAACCACCTGCTGGGCGAAATGCTCAACAGCATGGGCGGCATCTCGATGCAGCATGTGCCGTACAAGGGCGTGGCGCCTGCGATCAACGACGTGCTCGGTGGGCAGTTGCCCATCGTGTTCGCGAGCCTGCCTTCGGCGCTGGCGCACATCAAGGCCGGCAAGCTGCGCGCGCTGGCCGTGAGCGGCGAAAAACGTTCGCCCGTGCTGCCCGACGTGCCCGCCATCGCCGAGCAGGTGCCGGGCTACAACGGCACGCTGTGGATCGGCCTGTTCGCGCCCGCGGGCGTGCCGGCCGACGTGCTCGCCACCTTGCAGGACGCGACGCGCAAGGCGCTCGCGGCCAAGGACCTGCGCGACAAGCTCGACCAGCAAGGTGTCGAGATCGCGGCGCCCACATCGCCCGAGCAGTTCTCGGCGCTGCTGCGCACCGACCTCGCGAAGTGGGCGCGCATCGTCAAGGCCTCGGGCGCTGCCGTCGACTGA
- a CDS encoding FAS1-like dehydratase domain-containing protein produces MTSPLIDAEALARLQAWQGRSETLRDDLTAAPVRALSATLDRDDPLPEAGTRLPALWHWLYFLPHHRQSEIGEDGHAKRGGFLPPVPLPRRMWAGGRLTWAPGNPLQVGDAIERTSTIASVTHKAGRTGELVFVLVRHEVRNARGLALTEEHDIVYRAAAAPGEAAPPPTPAPKDATFSRDLVPDDVLLFRYSALTFNGHRIHYDRRYVTQVEGYPGLIVHGPLIATLLVDLLRRNVPADAQLARFEFRAVRPTFDIAPFRVHGKPAEGSTDGKTFSLWGEDADGWLTMQATAVLA; encoded by the coding sequence ATGACTTCTCCATTGATCGACGCCGAAGCCCTCGCGCGGCTGCAGGCCTGGCAAGGCCGCAGCGAAACGCTGCGCGACGACCTCACGGCCGCGCCCGTGCGCGCGCTGTCCGCCACGCTCGACCGCGACGACCCGCTGCCCGAGGCGGGCACGCGCCTGCCCGCGTTGTGGCACTGGCTCTACTTCCTGCCGCACCACCGCCAGTCGGAGATCGGCGAAGACGGCCATGCCAAGCGCGGCGGCTTCCTGCCGCCCGTGCCGCTGCCGCGCCGCATGTGGGCCGGCGGCCGGTTGACGTGGGCGCCGGGCAATCCGCTGCAGGTGGGCGACGCGATCGAGCGCACGTCGACCATCGCCTCGGTCACGCACAAGGCCGGCCGCACGGGCGAGCTGGTGTTCGTGCTGGTGCGCCACGAGGTGCGCAACGCACGCGGGCTCGCGCTCACCGAAGAGCACGACATCGTCTACCGCGCCGCCGCCGCACCGGGCGAGGCCGCGCCGCCGCCCACGCCCGCACCGAAGGACGCCACTTTCAGCCGCGACCTCGTGCCCGACGACGTGCTGCTGTTCCGCTACTCGGCGCTGACCTTCAACGGCCACCGCATCCACTACGACCGCCGCTACGTGACGCAGGTCGAGGGCTACCCGGGCCTCATCGTGCACGGGCCGCTGATCGCGACGCTGCTGGTCGACCTGCTGCGCCGCAACGTGCCGGCCGATGCGCAGCTGGCGCGCTTCGAGTTCCGCGCCGTGCGCCCGACCTTCGACATCGCGCCGTTCCGCGTGCACGGCAAGCCCGCCGAAGGCAGCACCGACGGCAAGACCTTCAGCCTGTGGGGCGAAGACGCCGACGGCTGGCTCACGATGCAGGCGACCGCCGTGCTCGCCTGA
- a CDS encoding tripartite tricarboxylate transporter substrate binding protein BugD, translating into MNATKTWKLKALIAASAGACLLGAASPAAAQAAWPDKPIVMVVPYSAGGPTDVVARMLAVPMGKSLGQTVVVENTVGAGGTIAPTRVAKAAPNGYTILIHHMGMATAPALYKKLNYDPLKDFEYIGQVMDVPMTLLSRKDFPANNFKELLAYVKANKDKVSLANAGIGAVSQLCGMLFAHQIGVQLTTVPYKGAGPALNDLMGGQVDLLCDQTTQTAPVIKDGQRVKVFGVTTPKRLSSMPDIPTLDEQGLKGFDVKVWHGVYAPKGTPPAVIEKLNVALRAALQDDNVKKRFAELSTEAVPMEKVTPEALRSHLAAEIEKWGKVIRAAGVQAD; encoded by the coding sequence GTGAACGCAACGAAGACCTGGAAACTGAAAGCCCTCATCGCGGCCTCGGCGGGCGCCTGCCTGCTTGGTGCCGCATCGCCCGCCGCCGCGCAGGCCGCGTGGCCCGACAAGCCCATCGTGATGGTCGTGCCGTACTCCGCCGGCGGCCCCACCGACGTGGTGGCGCGCATGCTCGCCGTGCCCATGGGCAAGTCGCTCGGGCAGACCGTGGTGGTCGAGAACACCGTGGGCGCGGGCGGCACCATCGCGCCGACCCGCGTGGCCAAGGCGGCGCCCAACGGCTACACCATCCTCATCCACCACATGGGCATGGCTACCGCACCCGCGCTGTACAAGAAGCTCAACTACGACCCGCTCAAAGACTTCGAGTACATCGGCCAGGTCATGGACGTGCCGATGACCCTGCTGTCGCGCAAGGACTTTCCGGCCAACAACTTCAAGGAGCTGCTGGCCTACGTGAAGGCGAACAAGGACAAGGTCTCGCTCGCCAACGCGGGCATCGGCGCCGTCTCGCAGCTGTGCGGCATGCTCTTCGCGCACCAGATCGGCGTGCAGCTCACGACCGTGCCCTACAAGGGCGCAGGCCCGGCGCTCAACGACCTCATGGGCGGGCAGGTCGACCTGCTGTGCGACCAGACCACGCAGACCGCGCCGGTCATCAAGGACGGCCAGCGCGTGAAGGTGTTCGGCGTGACCACGCCCAAGCGCCTGTCGAGCATGCCCGACATTCCCACGCTCGACGAGCAGGGCCTCAAGGGCTTCGACGTGAAGGTGTGGCACGGCGTGTACGCCCCCAAGGGCACGCCGCCGGCCGTGATCGAGAAGCTCAACGTGGCCCTGCGCGCCGCGCTGCAGGACGACAACGTGAAGAAGCGCTTTGCCGAGCTGAGCACCGAGGCCGTGCCGATGGAGAAGGTCACGCCCGAGGCGCTGCGCAGCCACCTGGCGGCGGAGATCGAGAAGTGGGGGAAGGTGATCCGGGCTGCGGGGGTGCAGGCGGATTGA
- a CDS encoding CaiB/BaiF CoA transferase family protein, with amino-acid sequence MTRPLDGITVISLEHAIAAPFCTRQLADLGARVIKVERPGGGDFARAYDERVNGEASHFVWVNRSKESLTLDLKQPAALAVLQELVAGADVLVQNLAPGAAARMGLGAQVLQEKHPALIVCDISGYGEDGPYRDKKAYDLLIQSEAGFLSVTGTPDDPCKSGNSIADIAAGMYAYTGILAALMQRGKTGKGSHIDVSMLESLAEWMGYPMYYAYDGAPPPPRSAASHATIYPYGPFPAGDGGTVMLGLQNEREWRAFCDKVLLRPELATDPRFDSNARRNEHREALRTLIVDTFGALSAAQVLERLDTAQIANARMNDMAGLWAHPQLQARERWRQVGSPAGDIPALLPAGRQSAFDYRMDPVPAVGQHTDAILRSLGRGDDAIATLRAAGAV; translated from the coding sequence ATGACAAGACCCCTGGACGGCATCACCGTCATCTCGCTCGAGCATGCCATCGCGGCGCCGTTCTGCACCCGCCAGCTCGCCGACCTCGGCGCGCGCGTCATCAAGGTCGAGCGCCCCGGCGGCGGCGACTTTGCGCGCGCCTACGACGAGCGCGTGAACGGCGAGGCCTCGCACTTCGTGTGGGTCAACCGCTCGAAGGAAAGCCTCACGCTCGACCTCAAGCAGCCCGCCGCGCTCGCGGTGCTGCAGGAGCTGGTGGCCGGCGCCGACGTCCTGGTGCAGAACCTCGCACCCGGCGCCGCCGCGCGCATGGGCCTGGGCGCGCAGGTGCTGCAGGAAAAACACCCCGCGCTCATCGTCTGCGACATCTCGGGCTACGGCGAAGACGGCCCGTACCGCGACAAGAAGGCCTACGACCTGCTCATCCAGAGCGAGGCCGGTTTCCTGTCGGTGACGGGCACGCCCGACGACCCGTGCAAGTCGGGCAACTCCATCGCCGACATCGCGGCAGGCATGTATGCCTACACCGGCATCCTCGCGGCGCTGATGCAGCGCGGCAAGACGGGCAAGGGCTCGCACATCGACGTGTCGATGCTCGAGTCACTCGCCGAGTGGATGGGCTACCCGATGTACTACGCCTACGACGGCGCACCGCCGCCGCCGCGCAGTGCCGCCTCGCACGCGACCATCTACCCCTACGGCCCGTTCCCCGCGGGCGACGGCGGCACCGTGATGCTGGGCCTGCAGAACGAGCGCGAGTGGCGCGCCTTCTGCGACAAGGTGCTGCTGCGCCCCGAGCTCGCAACCGACCCGCGCTTCGACAGCAACGCGCGGCGCAACGAACACCGCGAGGCGCTGCGCACGCTCATCGTCGACACCTTCGGCGCGCTGAGTGCGGCGCAGGTGCTCGAACGGCTCGACACGGCGCAGATCGCCAATGCGCGCATGAACGACATGGCCGGGCTGTGGGCGCACCCGCAACTCCAGGCGCGCGAGCGCTGGCGCCAGGTGGGCTCGCCGGCCGGCGACATTCCGGCGCTGCTGCCAGCCGGTCGTCAGAGTGCGTTCGACTACCGCATGGACCCGGTGCCTGCGGTCGGCCAGCACACCGATGCGATCCTGCGCAGCCTGGGCCGGGGCGACGACGCGATCGCGACGCTGCGCGCGGCCGGGGCGGTATGA